TAATGCTCTTTATTCTTTACTTTGATGTATATCTAAGTTTACTTTGTCTAGaatgtttatgtttattatTCAATCATGAACTGTTATACCTTCCACAAATCCACATCTcacactatttttttttctttatttctgaATACTATATGCATATTTTGCTCTGCTTCCGTGGATAGAGGTATGCTCGAAAGAACTCAAACTATAGCCTTTTTCAGTTTCATTGTTTAATTAATGCATACTCGTATTTCTCTCAACAATTTATATTAATAGTTTGTGTGAATATTATCAGTTATTTTGTGAGCGGTTCTTGCATTGCACCGTAGAGATTCTGTCATGGAGAAGAAGATTGTCGACTGTGTCGACCACGAACATCCTTTGATTCTCACCGAAAATGTGAGTAAAGTTGGGACTCCAAGTTGCTATGGGTGTGGTATTCCCGTAATTGATTTGGAGCTCGCTTATTCTTGCACAGTTAAAAATTGTTCGAATAGGATTATCCTCCACAAGAAATGTGGAGAATTGCCAAGTCAAATTTTGCACCCTAAACACCCCGAGCATCCCCTCTACCTATTTGATAACCACCCGGTATTGAGTCAGGATTGTGATATTTGTATGTGCGATATTGGTAAGGAGCTTGCCTATCGATGTTCAAGTTGTGATTTCGACATTGACTTAAGATGCGCAAGAATACATGTTGATGAAAGATTAGAGGGGAAAGTACAAGTAGAACACCCGAGTCACCCTGATCACCCTTTGACACTAATTAGAAAGGcctcattttcattttattgtaATGGTTGTGGCGTTAAAGACGTGGACATGGCTTATTTATGCTCATCATGTGAATTTATGGTACACAAAACTTGTGTGTCGTTGCCCCTCATTCTCCCCATAAATCCCCgataccaccaccaccatcttTCTCTTGCCT
This is a stretch of genomic DNA from Salvia splendens isolate huo1 unplaced genomic scaffold, SspV2 ctg731, whole genome shotgun sequence. It encodes these proteins:
- the LOC121791133 gene encoding uncharacterized protein LOC121791133 isoform X2, which codes for MEKKIVDCVDHEHPLILTENVSKVGTPSCYGCGIPVIDLELAYSCTVKNCSNRIILHKKCGELPSQILHPKHPEHPLYLFDNHPVLSQDCDICMCDIGKELAYRCSSCDFDIDLRCARIHVDERLEGKVQVEHPSHPDHPLTLIRKASFSFYCNGCGVKDVDMAYLCSSCEFMVHKTCVSLPLILPINPRYHHHHLSLAFSFPREHYRYIHDCDVCHKILDRSCWVYFCGDCRFFAHIRCVASTTAKTAEQDSNLGGDGNDGLNVIEFPLHAHDISKELITPFVMREKGLNNIPDVTDMPAEVHMPQTTASFSFLFNYHSHPLRLVSELSKKDDEVDHYKMMDERDEDDEYDELKSL